A region from the Aegilops tauschii subsp. strangulata cultivar AL8/78 chromosome 5, Aet v6.0, whole genome shotgun sequence genome encodes:
- the LOC109773640 gene encoding trimethyltridecatetraene synthase translates to MELTSTLPIVMALVTILIVLVLSSVLSRRRQSKALNLPPGPRGWPVLGSLGALAGALPPHRALAALAARHGPLMHLRLGSYHAVVASSADAARLVLKTHDLAFADRPRTAAGEHAAYGYLGIVHTPYGAYWRMARRLCGTELFSQRRVDSYEYIRKQELRALVCGLLECRGRAVAVRQHLADATLRNVLRMSVGEKWSGCYGSAEGEEFRRTLDEAFAVTGAVSNVGEWVPWLGWLDVQGCVRRMKQLSKVYDRFLERILDEHDEERRKVAMATGAGHGEAAAARDLVDVLLQLAEAEGETVGKSSTEARLTRDGVKAFVQDIIAGGTESSAVTMEWAMSELLRRPDAAAAATDELDRVVGRSRWVEESDLARLPYIDAVVKETMRLHPVGPLLVPHMAREDTLVAGYDVPAGARVLVNVWAIARDPASWPDRPDEFRPERFAGSAVDVRGQHFELLPFGAGRRICPAYGLAMKVIGAGLANLLQGFAWRLPEGVSPEDLSMEELVGLSTRRKVPLVAVPEPRLPAHLYTAMT, encoded by the coding sequence ATGGAGCTCACATCGACACTGCCCATAGTCATGGCCTTGGTCACCATCCTCATCGTCCTCGTCCTCAGCTCCGTCTTGTCACGACGCCGCCAGAGTAAGGCCCTGAACCTCCCGCCGGGACCGCGGGGCTGGCCAGTGCTCGGCAGCCTCGGCGCCCTCGCGGGCGCGCTCCCGCCGCACCGCGCTCTGGCCGCGCTCGCGGCGCGCCACGGCCCGCTCATGCACCTCCGTCTCGGTTCCTACCATGCCGTCGTCGCCTCCTCCGCCGACGCCGCCCGGCTCGTCCTCAAGACAcacgacctcgccttcgccgacCGCCCCCGCACCGCTGCCGGCGAGCACGCCGCGTACGGGTACCTTGGTATCGTGCACACCCCGTATGGCGCATACTGGCGTATGGCGCGCAGGCTCTGCGGCACCGAGCTCTTCTCCCAGCGTCGCGTCGATTCGTACGAGTATATTCGGAAGCAGGAGCTCCGGGCGCTCGTGTGTGGCCTGCTCGAATGCCGCGGCCGTGCCGTTGCGGTCCGGCAGCACCTGGCGGACGCCACGCTGCGGAATGTGCTCCGCATGTCGGTGGGGGAGAAGTGGTCGGGCTGCTACGGCAGCGCCGAGGGTGAGGAGTTCCGGCGCACGCTTGACGAGGCGTTCGCCGTGACCGGAGCGGTGAGCAACGTCGGCGAGTGGGTGCCATGGCTCGGGTGGCTCGACGTGCAGGGCTGCGTCCGGAGGATGAAGCAGTTGAGCAAGGTGTACGATCGGTTCCTCGAGAGGATTCTCGATGAGcacgacgaggagcggcgcaaggTGGCGATGGCTACCGGAGCTGGCCACGGCGAGGCCGCTGCAGCGAGGGACTTGGTGGACGTGCTGCTGCAGCTCGCCGAGGCGGAAGGCGAGACGGTTGGGAAGTCGTCAACAGAAGCAAGGCTCACGCGTGACGGCGTCAAGGCCTTCGTCCAGGACATCATCGCCGGTGGCACGGAGAGCTCTGCGGTGACCATGGAGTGGGCCATGTCGGAGCTCTTGCGCCGGCCGgatgccgctgccgccgccaccgacgaGCTCGACCGCGTGGTGGGCCGCAGCCGGTGGGTCGAAGAAAGCGACCTGGCCCGCCTACCCTACATCGACGCCGTGGTGAAGGAAACAATGCGGCTGCACCCGGTGGGCCCGCTTCTAGTCCCGCACATGGCTCGGGAGGACACACTGGTCGCCGGCTACGACGTCCCCGCCGGCGCGCGCGTGCTGGTGAACGTGTGGGCCATTGCGCGAGACCCGGCGTCGTGGCCCGACCGGCCCGACGAGTTCCGGCCGGAGCGCTTCGCCGGGAGCGCCGTGGACGTTCGTGGGCAGCACTTCGAGCTGCTGCCGTTCGGTGCCGGGCGGCGGATATGCCCGGCGTACGGGCTGGCGATGAAGGTGATAGGCGCCGGCCTGGCCAACCTGCTGCAAGGGTTCGCGTGGCGGCTGCCAGAAGGGGTCTCGCCGGAGGACCTGAGCATGGAGGAGCTCGTCGGGCTGTCGACGCGCAGGAAGGTGCCACTCGTCGCCGTACCGGAGCCAAGGCTGCCGGCGCATCTCTACACCGCCATGACCTGA
- the LOC109773641 gene encoding reticulon-like protein B18 isoform X2 produces MAAMAMNPTSPAPSAKLRTPPYHHPSPAAEEEPMATPPPKPAGQRSPLPSPLQLSGGYSLHELLLLSPSPTSRRTRSGRRGAAGASVDSSLEMAGTPPRRRRATPTGASPRNARRARRRLEKEAEPEEEAVRKARRRRSSRVASKVAAAVAVDKAVAAAAAAPEKEDGMSLALVPASADATHVTGTDALEQSGWESLWERVVELVMWKDVAKSALWFGLGSMFFLSCSFSREITFSPISVFCQLGVMILGLAFFKDSVPQRQPVRERNFQLTEKDVLRAAGAVLPIANSIISTAQVIFSGNPSMTLKVLPVLLFGAKYGSLVTVWRLLATGFFTSFTLPKLYICYSTQIHMIAENLIDRALEAWKSCPRKKFVAGTAVIVCWNLFSVKTRFVAAFISVVILRYNHQTAGLV; encoded by the exons ATGGCGGCCATGGCCATGAACCCCACCTCGCCGGCCCCATCCGCGAAGCTCCGGACGCCTCCGTACCACCACCCCTCCcccgcggcggaggaggagcccatggcgacgccgccgccgaagccggCGGGCCAGAGGTCGCCCCTGCCGTCGCCGCTGCAGCTTTCCGGCGGGTACTCGCTCCACGAGCTGCTCCTCCTCTCCCCGTCGCCGACCTCCCGCCGCACCCGCTCGGGCCGGCGGGGCGCGGCCGGGGCAAGCGTGGATTCGAGCCTGGAGATGGCGGGGACGCCCCCAAGGCGGAGGCGCGCGACGCCCACGGGGGCCTCGCCGAGGAACGCGAGGAGGGCGAGGCGGAGGCTGGAGAAGGAGGCCGAGCCGGAGGAGGAAGCCGTCAGGAAGGCGCGCCGGAGGAGGTCCTCCAGGGTGGCGTCCAAGGTCGCCGCCGCGGTGGCTGTGGAcaaggcggtggcggcggcggccgccgccCCAGAGAAGGAGGACGGCATGAGCTTGGCCTTGGTTCCTGCTTCTGCCGATGCCACTCATG TTACAGGAACTGACGCTCTGGAGCAGTCCGGGTGGGAAAGTCTCTGGGAAAGGGTCGTCGAGCTAGTGATGTGGAAGGACGTGGCGAAATCAGCACTCTGGTTCGGGCTGGGATCCATGTTCTTCTTATCTTGCTCCTTTTCAAGAGAGATCACTTTCAG CCCAATTTCTGTATTTTGTCAGCTGGGCGTTATGATTTTGGGTCTAGCCTTCTTTAAGGATTCTGTGCCACAGAG GCAGCCGGTGAGGGAAAGGAACTTCCAGTTGACCGAAAAAGATGTGCTTCGTGCTGCCGGAGCTGTGCTGCCGATTGCTAACTCCATCATATCCACGGCACAAGTGATCTTCTCGGGCAACCCATCGATGACTCTCAAA GTATTGCCTGTTCTTCTGTTCGGTGCAAAATATGGTAGTCTAGTTACGGTATGGAGGCTTCTAGCCACAG GTTTCTTCACCAGTTTTACACTCCCAAAGCTTTATATCTGCTATTCAACTCAAATTCATATGATAG CTGAGAATTTGATAGACCGGGCTCTAGAAGCATGGAAGTCTTGCCCCCGCAAGAAATTCGTTGCGGGTACAGCAGTGATAGTGTGCTGGAATTTGTTTAGTGTTAAGACACGCTTCGTGGCAG
- the LOC109773641 gene encoding reticulon-like protein B18 isoform X1, producing the protein MAAMAMNPTSPAPSAKLRTPPYHHPSPAAEEEPMATPPPKPAGQRSPLPSPLQLSGGYSLHELLLLSPSPTSRRTRSGRRGAAGASVDSSLEMAGTPPRRRRATPTGASPRNARRARRRLEKEAEPEEEAVRKARRRRSSRVASKVAAAVAVDKAVAAAAAAPEKEDGMSLALVPASADATHVTGTDALEQSGWESLWERVVELVMWKDVAKSALWFGLGSMFFLSCSFSREITFSPISVFCQLGVMILGLAFFKDSVPQSRQPVRERNFQLTEKDVLRAAGAVLPIANSIISTAQVIFSGNPSMTLKVLPVLLFGAKYGSLVTVWRLLATGFFTSFTLPKLYICYSTQIHMIAENLIDRALEAWKSCPRKKFVAGTAVIVCWNLFSVKTRFVAAFISVVILRYNHQTAGLV; encoded by the exons ATGGCGGCCATGGCCATGAACCCCACCTCGCCGGCCCCATCCGCGAAGCTCCGGACGCCTCCGTACCACCACCCCTCCcccgcggcggaggaggagcccatggcgacgccgccgccgaagccggCGGGCCAGAGGTCGCCCCTGCCGTCGCCGCTGCAGCTTTCCGGCGGGTACTCGCTCCACGAGCTGCTCCTCCTCTCCCCGTCGCCGACCTCCCGCCGCACCCGCTCGGGCCGGCGGGGCGCGGCCGGGGCAAGCGTGGATTCGAGCCTGGAGATGGCGGGGACGCCCCCAAGGCGGAGGCGCGCGACGCCCACGGGGGCCTCGCCGAGGAACGCGAGGAGGGCGAGGCGGAGGCTGGAGAAGGAGGCCGAGCCGGAGGAGGAAGCCGTCAGGAAGGCGCGCCGGAGGAGGTCCTCCAGGGTGGCGTCCAAGGTCGCCGCCGCGGTGGCTGTGGAcaaggcggtggcggcggcggccgccgccCCAGAGAAGGAGGACGGCATGAGCTTGGCCTTGGTTCCTGCTTCTGCCGATGCCACTCATG TTACAGGAACTGACGCTCTGGAGCAGTCCGGGTGGGAAAGTCTCTGGGAAAGGGTCGTCGAGCTAGTGATGTGGAAGGACGTGGCGAAATCAGCACTCTGGTTCGGGCTGGGATCCATGTTCTTCTTATCTTGCTCCTTTTCAAGAGAGATCACTTTCAG CCCAATTTCTGTATTTTGTCAGCTGGGCGTTATGATTTTGGGTCTAGCCTTCTTTAAGGATTCTGTGCCACAGAG CAGGCAGCCGGTGAGGGAAAGGAACTTCCAGTTGACCGAAAAAGATGTGCTTCGTGCTGCCGGAGCTGTGCTGCCGATTGCTAACTCCATCATATCCACGGCACAAGTGATCTTCTCGGGCAACCCATCGATGACTCTCAAA GTATTGCCTGTTCTTCTGTTCGGTGCAAAATATGGTAGTCTAGTTACGGTATGGAGGCTTCTAGCCACAG GTTTCTTCACCAGTTTTACACTCCCAAAGCTTTATATCTGCTATTCAACTCAAATTCATATGATAG CTGAGAATTTGATAGACCGGGCTCTAGAAGCATGGAAGTCTTGCCCCCGCAAGAAATTCGTTGCGGGTACAGCAGTGATAGTGTGCTGGAATTTGTTTAGTGTTAAGACACGCTTCGTGGCAG